One Aegilops tauschii subsp. strangulata cultivar AL8/78 chromosome 7, Aet v6.0, whole genome shotgun sequence genomic window carries:
- the LOC109733574 gene encoding subtilisin-like protease SBT5.3, whose translation MAMETGTAAAAQSTRRLLLPLAVSFLLCALAAGTKPPPSSSYIVYLGAHSHRAGVSTEEASTVATESHYDLLGSVLGDREKARDAIFYSYTKNINGFAAKLEPAVAAAIAKRPGVVSVFPNRGMRMQTTRSWEFMGLENAGVVPQWSAWEVARYGGDTIIGNLDSGVWPESLSFNDGEMGPIPDTWKGICQNEHDPTFKCNSKLIGARYFNKGYAMEAGHPPPDRLNTPRDDVGHGSHTLATAGGSQVNGAAAFGYGNGTARGGSPRARVAAYRVCFNPPVNDVECFDADILAAFEAAIADGVHVITASVGGEQRDFFEDTVAIGSLHATKAGITVVCSATNNGPDFGTVSNLAPWVITVAASTTDRAFPGYLVFNRTRVEGQSLSEASLRTKSFYPLIIATDAVAPGRKVEDAQVCMLDSLDAAKVTGKIVVCCVRGGVRRMEKGEAVRRAGGVGMVLVNDEEGGSNVIADAHVLPALHINYTDGLALLAYIKSTPSPPSGFISKATTIVGVRPAPVMAAFSSVGPNVLNPEILKPDVTAPGVAIIAPWSGMASPSDRPWDERRVDFTIQSGTSMSCPHVAGIAGLVKTLHPDWSPAAIKSAIMTTATDLDMEQRPILNPFLQPATPFSYGSGHVFPARALDPGLVYDASYRDYLNFFCALGYNATAMCKFNETRYACPAAPVAVRDLNYPSITLPDLAGLTTVRRRVRNVGAPRSTYTAAVVREPEGVQVTVTPTTLAFGAVGEEKEFQVSFVARVPFVPAPKGAGGYGFGAIVWSDGPGNHRVRTPLAIRRRKM comes from the exons ATGGCCATGGAGACCGGCACGGCAGCGGCCGCTCAGTCCACACGCCGACTTCTCCTCCCACTGGCAGTCTCTTTCCTCCTCTGCGCGCTCGCCGCCGGGACGAAgccgccgccgtcctcgtcgTACATCGTGTACCTCGGCGCCCACTCCCATCGCGCCGGCGTCTCGACAGAGGAGGCGTCCACGGTGGCCACCGAGTCGCACTACGACCTCCTCGGCTCCGTCTTGGGCGA CCGGGAGAAGGCGCGCGACGCCATCTTCTACTCCTACACCAAGAACATCAACGGCTTCGCCGCCAAGCTCGAGCCCGCCGTCGCCGCAGCGATCGCCA AGCGCCCCGGCGTGGTGTCGGTGTTCCCGAACCGCGGCATGAGGATGCAGACGACGAGGTCGTGGGAGTTCATGGGGCTCGAGAACGCCGGCGTCGTCCCGCAGTGGTCGGCGTGGGAGGTGGCCAGGTACGGCGGGGACACCATCATCGGGAACCTCGACTCGGGCGTGTGGCCGGAGTCCCTGAGCTTCAACGACGGCGAAATGGGGCCCATCCCGGACACCTGGAAAGGGATCTGCCAGAACGAGCACGACCCCACGTTCAAATGCAACag CAAGCTCATCGGCGCGCGCTACTTCAACAAGGGGTACGCGATGGAGGCGGGCCACCCGCCCCCCGATAGGCTGAACACGCCGCGGGACGACGTCGGCCACGGCTCGCACACGCTGGCCACGGCGGGCGGCTCCCAGGTCAACGGCGCCGCCGCCTTCGGCTACGGCAACGGCACGGCCAGGGGCGGCTCCCCGCGCGCGCGCGTGGCGGCGTACCGCGTCTGCTTCAACCCGCCCGTGAACGACGTCGAGTGCTTCGACGCCGACATCCTGGCCGCCTTCGAGGCCGCCATCGCCGACGGGGTGCACGTCATCACGGCGTCCGTGGGCGGCGAGCAGAGGGACTTCTTCGAGGACACGGTCGCCATCGGGTCGCTCCACGCCACCAAGGCCGGCATcaccgtcgtctgctccgccacCAACAACGGCCCGGACTTCGGCACCGTCAGCAACCTCGCGCCGTGGGTGATCACCGTCGCCGCCAGCACCACCGACAGGGCCTTCCCGGGCTACCTCGTCTTCAACCGCACCAGGGTGGAAGGGCAGAGCCTGTCGGAGGCGTCGCTCCGCACGAAAAGCTTCTACCCCCTGATCATCGCCACCGACGCCGTCGCCCCGGGCAGGAAGGTCGAGGACGC TCAGGTGTGCATGCTGGATTCCCTGGACGCGGCCAAGGTGACGGGCAAGATCGTGGTGTGCTGCGTGAGAGGAGGCGTCCGCAGGATGGAGAAGGGCGAGGCCGTGCGCCGAGCCGGAGGGGTCGGGATGGTCCTCGTCAACGACGAGGAAGGCGGGAGCAACGTCATCGCTGACGCGCACGTTCTCCCGGCCCTGCACATCAACTACACCGACGGGCTCGCGCTCTTGGCCTACATCAAGTCCACCCC GTCTCCTCCTTCCGGTTTCATCTCGAAGGCGACGACGATCGTCGGCGTGAGGCCGGCGCCGGTCATGGCCGCCTTCTCGTCGGTGGGGCCCAACGTCCTCAACCCGGAAATCCTAAAG CCGGACGTCACCGCGCCGGGAGTGGCCATCATTGCGCCGTGGAGCGGCATGGCGTCGCCCTCGGACCGGCCCTGGGACGAGCGCCGCGTCGACTTCACCATCCAGTCCGGCACGTCCATGTCGTGCCCGCACGTCGCCGGCATCGCCGGCCTCGTCAAGACCCTCCACCCCGACTGGAGCCCCGCCGCCATCAAGTCGGCCATCATGACCACCG CGACGGACCTGGACATGGAGCAGCGGCCGATCCTGAACCCCTTCCTGCAGCCGGCGACGCCCTTCAGCTACGGCTCCGGCCACGTCTTCCCGGCCCGCGCGCTGGACCCGGGCCTCGTCTACGACGCCTCGTACCGCGACTACCTCAACTTCTTCTGCGCGCTCGGGTACAACGCGACGGCGATGTGCAAGTTCAACGAGACGCGCTACGCTTGCCcggccgcccccgtcgccgtgcGGGACCTCAACTACCCGTCCATCACGCTGCCGGACCTCGCCGGCCTGACGACGGTGCGGCGCAGGGTCAGGAACGTGGGCGCGCCGAGGAGCACGTACACGGCCGCCGTCGTCAGGGAGCCGGAGGGGGTGCAGGTGACGGTGACGCCTACCACGCTGGCGTTCGGCGCCGTCGGCGAGGAGAAGGAGTTCCAGGTGAGCTTCGTGGCGAGGGTCCCCTTCGTGCCGGCGCCCAAGGGCGCCGGAGGGTACGGGTTCGGCGCCATTGTCTGGTCCGACGGGCCCGGGAACCACCGGGTGCGGACTCCTCTGGCCATCAGGAGGCGCAAGATGTAG